One window of Bacillus sp. THAF10 genomic DNA carries:
- a CDS encoding carbohydrate ABC transporter permease: protein MSAFHGTKINPDRFHRSQLKFYAFLVPLAIFMAMPIVFVFSHAFKPIDELFAYPPRFFVQKPTMQNFIDLMNNTSTSGVPMSRYLFNSISITLIVVFVTVLISTMAGYALSKKRFKLKKTIFEINTLALMFVSAAVVIPRYLLIEKVGLLDTFLVHIFPLIAMPIGLFLVKQFIDQIPNELIEAAQMDGATDFQIFRKIIIPLVKPAIATIAILSFQLVWNNTETSTLFVDNENLKTFAFYMSTLSSATTGNTVAGQGMAAAASLIMFIPNLIIFIILQSQVMNTMAHSGIK from the coding sequence GTGTCGGCATTTCATGGAACAAAAATTAATCCAGATCGATTTCACCGAAGTCAATTAAAGTTCTACGCATTTTTAGTACCGCTCGCCATCTTTATGGCTATGCCAATCGTCTTTGTCTTTTCTCACGCCTTTAAGCCGATTGATGAGCTTTTCGCTTATCCGCCACGCTTTTTTGTGCAAAAGCCGACGATGCAGAACTTTATTGATTTAATGAATAACACAAGTACTTCCGGCGTTCCAATGTCACGGTACTTGTTTAACAGTATTTCGATTACCTTGATTGTGGTGTTTGTCACCGTATTAATTTCTACGATGGCAGGGTACGCATTATCCAAGAAACGCTTTAAATTGAAAAAAACGATATTTGAAATTAACACACTTGCGCTGATGTTCGTATCTGCAGCTGTAGTGATACCACGTTATTTGCTCATTGAGAAAGTGGGATTACTGGACACGTTTCTTGTTCATATTTTCCCGCTAATCGCAATGCCAATTGGCCTGTTTCTCGTTAAACAATTCATTGATCAAATACCAAATGAGTTGATTGAGGCAGCTCAGATGGATGGGGCAACAGATTTTCAAATTTTTCGCAAAATCATCATTCCGCTGGTGAAGCCGGCAATTGCCACCATTGCGATATTATCCTTTCAGCTTGTCTGGAATAATACCGAAACCTCAACCTTGTTTGTTGATAATGAAAACTTAAAAACCTTTGCCTTTTATATGTCTACCCTATCATCTGCCACTACAGGCAATACGGTAGCAGGTCAAGGGATGGCGGCAGCCGCATCGTTAATTATGTTTATTCCAAATTTAATCATCTTTATCATCCTGCAAAGTCAAGTAATGAATACAATGGCACATT
- a CDS encoding carbohydrate ABC transporter permease — protein MRSSLQKHASTSIFLAPYLIFFATFIIIPVVVAILLSFTYFNAIEMPSFIGLANYVSVLTQDEVFMQIVLPNTLMFAVIVGPGGYILSFLLAWMLAQISKGPRTILALIIYSPSMTAGIAMAVVWTIIFSGDQTGYLNSLLITMGVIFEPVQWLQSPDHLMTIMIVVTLWGSMGVGFLAMLSGVLNINKEIYEAGYIDGIKNRFQEILYITIPSMKPQMLFGAVMAVVGTFQAGAIGVALSGANPTPQYAGQLMVNHLEDYGFIRYEMGYAAAISVLLLLIVYLFSKVAWRLFGEKD, from the coding sequence ATGAGGAGTAGCCTTCAAAAGCATGCAAGTACATCAATCTTTCTTGCACCATATTTAATCTTTTTCGCTACCTTTATTATCATACCAGTTGTGGTAGCCATTCTCTTGTCGTTTACGTACTTTAACGCAATTGAGATGCCTAGTTTTATCGGCCTTGCTAACTATGTCAGTGTGCTGACACAGGATGAGGTCTTCATGCAAATCGTCCTGCCTAACACGTTAATGTTTGCGGTAATTGTCGGGCCGGGAGGATATATTTTATCTTTCCTGCTTGCTTGGATGCTTGCACAAATTTCTAAGGGGCCGAGAACCATCCTCGCCCTCATAATTTATTCGCCATCGATGACAGCGGGGATTGCAATGGCTGTTGTCTGGACGATTATCTTCAGTGGAGACCAAACAGGATATTTGAATAGTCTTCTTATCACGATGGGGGTTATTTTTGAACCAGTACAATGGCTGCAATCTCCAGATCACCTGATGACGATTATGATTGTCGTTACGCTTTGGGGAAGCATGGGAGTAGGATTTCTTGCCATGCTTTCAGGGGTTTTAAACATAAACAAGGAAATCTATGAAGCTGGCTATATTGACGGGATAAAAAATAGATTTCAAGAAATTCTCTATATTACCATACCTTCAATGAAGCCACAAATGCTGTTTGGAGCTGTCATGGCGGTTGTGGGAACCTTCCAGGCAGGTGCCATTGGAGTAGCGTTATCAGGTGCCAACCCGACGCCGCAATATGCCGGACAGTTGATGGTCAACCACTTAGAGGATTATGGGTTTATCCGATACGAGATGGGGTACGCAGCAGCCATCTCGGTACTATTACTACTAATTGTTTATCTATTTTCAAAGGTTGCCTGGCGTTTATTTGGCGAAAAAGACTAA
- a CDS encoding extracellular solute-binding protein: MKRKMMFWSLILLLLVPGQLAFADKEKSLEQVAEQVIEPRYLSILKQWNEVGQDNAQEVERVVAPTDFLSKDENSLLSGAESKEYGEQVYAWGDQDVITIEVEVDEDGLYELGFDYYPLGEGIVPIEGSIQVNGEFPYYESRRIIFPKDWKSATNDFEQDRFGDEIIPAQMSVEKWHFVKAEDSSYLHSRPLKYELKKGKNTITLTNLRGEMLLGNVYVNSVGTIPTYEEYQKKHEGNLTNAETVTVEAEHPSIKNSSFIRPVNRQDASVVPYKRDRRLLNALGGDSWQTSGQQASWEIEVEEAGYYQISLKVLQEKQTGFPVFRTVMINGEVPFEEVEHYSFEQEKNWVNETLSNENEEPLLFYLNKGKNTLTLKVDASPVNTTLFEMDQVMRGIEELSLSIKRLTGNNQDRSRGWRITEYMPEIEEKLSTWADNLEAESEYLLELSNGRESVEIVSLQIAVERLRELAADPDKIPARLTQLSEGSSSVAQLLGKATLDLKKQPLIMDRLYIHGDDALPKPELGFFAKTKESILKFFHSFQSNTLATEKVDDDVVEVWVNRPRQYVELMQNMADQNFTPETGIKVRFSIMPSEQKLILANAANSQPDLALGISSWLPYELAIRDAAYDLRQFDDFDDTLGHFSPGAFLPMMIDDQVYGIPETQDFFVQFYRKDIMNALDIPVPDTWDDVVNVLPELQRFGLNYYTPIAGAVAFKPFQATSPFIYQHQGDLYEEDGMGTTINSDETLRGIQLMTDLNTIYSTPLQVPNFYNHFRYSTLPIGVSNFQTYVELTSAAPELSGWWDISPHPGVKQENGTVERWATGSGQSGMIFNGSKNKDEAWELLKWWMSTETQTDFATTLQIMYGPSYMWNTANLDAFKQLPWPEEHKEVILKQWEYLKEVPKTPYTYMVEREISNVWNRVVFDGENTRSAVDDAVVTINREMRRKMEEFGYMKDGKVVKPYHIPTIEQVESWVEENEE, translated from the coding sequence ATGAAACGTAAAATGATGTTCTGGTCATTAATATTGCTTTTGCTAGTACCAGGCCAACTCGCATTTGCTGATAAAGAGAAAAGCCTTGAGCAGGTGGCAGAACAAGTCATTGAACCTCGCTATCTATCAATCCTTAAGCAGTGGAATGAAGTGGGACAAGACAACGCGCAAGAAGTCGAGCGCGTTGTTGCTCCCACTGATTTTTTATCCAAGGATGAGAATAGCCTGCTTTCTGGTGCTGAAAGTAAAGAGTATGGGGAACAGGTTTATGCTTGGGGCGATCAAGATGTTATCACGATAGAAGTGGAAGTAGACGAAGACGGTTTATATGAGCTTGGCTTTGATTATTATCCTCTAGGAGAAGGAATTGTTCCTATTGAAGGATCGATTCAGGTGAACGGTGAGTTTCCGTATTATGAGAGCCGCCGTATCATTTTCCCGAAGGATTGGAAAAGTGCCACGAATGATTTTGAGCAGGACCGTTTTGGAGATGAAATCATCCCAGCACAGATGTCGGTTGAAAAATGGCATTTTGTAAAGGCGGAGGATTCCAGTTATTTGCACTCCAGACCTTTAAAGTATGAGTTGAAAAAAGGCAAAAACACGATTACCCTAACGAATTTACGTGGAGAAATGCTGCTTGGCAATGTATACGTAAACAGTGTGGGAACGATCCCTACATATGAAGAATACCAAAAGAAACACGAGGGGAATCTCACCAACGCTGAGACAGTAACAGTCGAAGCAGAGCACCCTTCTATAAAAAATAGCTCTTTTATTAGACCTGTAAATAGACAAGACGCTTCTGTTGTCCCATATAAACGTGACAGACGCCTTCTTAACGCGCTTGGCGGGGATTCATGGCAGACGAGCGGACAACAAGCTTCATGGGAAATAGAAGTAGAAGAAGCAGGCTACTACCAGATTTCCTTAAAGGTCTTACAGGAAAAACAAACCGGGTTTCCGGTGTTTAGAACCGTCATGATTAACGGAGAAGTACCATTTGAAGAAGTGGAGCATTACTCCTTTGAGCAGGAAAAAAACTGGGTGAATGAAACGCTCAGCAACGAAAACGAAGAACCATTATTATTTTACTTAAACAAGGGGAAAAACACCCTAACACTAAAAGTTGATGCCTCACCTGTTAACACGACATTATTTGAAATGGATCAAGTAATGAGAGGAATAGAAGAGCTCAGCTTATCCATTAAACGACTAACTGGAAATAACCAAGATCGCTCACGCGGGTGGAGAATTACCGAGTACATGCCTGAGATTGAAGAAAAGCTTTCTACATGGGCAGATAATTTAGAAGCGGAAAGTGAGTATTTGCTTGAGTTAAGTAATGGAAGAGAATCAGTAGAAATTGTGTCGTTGCAAATTGCAGTGGAAAGACTGCGAGAGCTTGCGGCAGATCCTGATAAAATTCCAGCGCGCTTAACACAGCTTTCTGAAGGCTCTAGCTCTGTCGCGCAGCTTCTTGGAAAAGCAACACTGGACTTGAAAAAACAGCCATTAATAATGGATCGACTATATATTCATGGTGACGATGCGTTACCAAAACCAGAGCTTGGATTTTTTGCTAAAACAAAGGAATCTATTCTTAAATTTTTCCACTCCTTCCAGTCCAATACTTTGGCAACTGAGAAGGTAGACGATGATGTTGTGGAAGTCTGGGTGAACAGACCGCGTCAATATGTGGAATTGATGCAGAACATGGCCGATCAGAACTTTACGCCAGAAACGGGCATTAAAGTCAGGTTCTCCATTATGCCATCGGAGCAAAAACTCATTCTCGCAAATGCTGCGAACAGTCAGCCTGATCTAGCACTTGGAATCAGCAGCTGGCTTCCCTACGAGCTTGCCATTCGTGATGCAGCATATGACCTACGACAGTTTGATGACTTTGATGATACGCTTGGTCATTTTTCACCTGGGGCTTTCCTGCCAATGATGATTGATGATCAAGTGTACGGTATTCCAGAAACACAGGATTTCTTTGTTCAGTTTTATCGGAAGGATATTATGAATGCCCTTGATATCCCTGTTCCTGATACATGGGATGATGTCGTGAACGTTCTACCAGAGCTGCAGCGCTTTGGATTAAACTACTATACCCCAATTGCCGGTGCAGTAGCCTTTAAGCCATTCCAAGCAACCTCTCCTTTCATTTATCAACATCAAGGAGATTTGTATGAAGAGGATGGAATGGGAACGACGATTAATAGTGATGAAACCTTACGTGGAATTCAGCTAATGACGGATTTAAATACAATTTATAGTACGCCGTTGCAGGTGCCAAATTTCTATAACCATTTCCGTTATTCCACCCTGCCAATAGGTGTCTCTAACTTCCAAACCTATGTAGAGCTAACATCAGCAGCCCCAGAGCTTTCTGGTTGGTGGGACATCTCCCCGCACCCTGGTGTGAAGCAGGAGAATGGAACCGTGGAAAGATGGGCAACAGGCTCTGGCCAATCTGGAATGATTTTTAACGGCAGTAAAAATAAAGACGAGGCTTGGGAGCTGTTGAAATGGTGGATGTCCACGGAAACGCAAACCGACTTTGCGACGACCCTGCAAATCATGTATGGTCCTTCCTACATGTGGAATACAGCAAACCTTGATGCCTTTAAGCAATTGCCATGGCCAGAGGAACATAAAGAAGTTATTTTAAAGCAATGGGAGTACTTGAAGGAAGTGCCAAAAACGCCTTACACGTATATGGTGGAGCGCGAAATCAGTAATGTATGGAACCGAGTGGTCTTTGATGGGGAAAATACACGCTCTGCCGTTGATGACGCGGTAGTCACGATAAACCGTGAAATGCGACGGAAAATGGAGGAGTTTGGCTACATGAAGGACGGTAAAGTGGTCAAGCCGTATCATATTCCAACGATTGAACAAGTAGAAAGCTGGGTGGAAGAAAATGAGGAGTAG
- a CDS encoding ABC transporter substrate-binding protein, which yields MKLVKPWIAILASFMLVVGCSNNNASNETNDEKSKEDQVTIKFASWALGTEEDQNLERLMIDAFEEEHPNIKVEIDESIATDDWNNSLSSAASANAMPDLFMVSQVPTGLANDWLLDVTEMAKADEEFAKIPEVVTNSVTYNESIYAIPSAQHFLGYFVNKDLYNQANLDVPEYGFSVDEFTESVRSITNVKNGVVGLNNPFAIVDWYPSAVNEAIGWYTFNDGEYHLDSNEFISGVNLTSNFVTNGYSYDNLTDDQKANFNGEHAGEVFASGGIGLNWDGSWAVENFSKNLDFDWDFVGTPGGRTVIVNDFMGISKSTEHPEEAYTFAKWMSFGKEGFLKRIDLAVEHEKAINNLPVTQDEEVLDAFFEVQDIPGLRTAYDNLGKGIVEPVKTVPGFVQSRWEAPTGVAVGDNPNVNIAGLIDASIKGELKIEDYAAQINELANQKYKEGKEAIGQ from the coding sequence ATGAAGTTGGTAAAGCCTTGGATCGCCATTCTTGCGTCGTTCATGCTTGTGGTTGGGTGCAGTAACAATAATGCATCAAATGAAACAAACGATGAAAAAAGCAAGGAAGATCAAGTAACGATTAAATTTGCAAGCTGGGCTCTTGGAACGGAAGAAGATCAAAATCTTGAGCGTTTAATGATTGATGCATTTGAAGAGGAACATCCAAACATTAAAGTAGAAATTGATGAGTCGATTGCAACGGATGATTGGAACAACTCGTTATCTTCTGCGGCAAGTGCAAATGCGATGCCAGATTTATTTATGGTTTCTCAAGTGCCAACTGGTCTTGCTAATGACTGGTTACTAGATGTAACAGAAATGGCAAAAGCAGATGAGGAATTTGCCAAAATTCCTGAAGTTGTCACAAACTCTGTTACATACAATGAGTCTATTTACGCTATTCCAAGTGCACAGCATTTCCTTGGTTATTTTGTAAATAAAGACCTTTACAACCAGGCAAACCTGGATGTACCTGAATATGGTTTTTCCGTTGATGAATTTACTGAATCTGTACGCTCTATCACAAATGTAAAAAATGGAGTAGTTGGTTTAAACAACCCATTCGCGATTGTTGATTGGTATCCTTCAGCAGTAAACGAAGCAATTGGCTGGTATACCTTTAATGATGGTGAGTATCACTTAGATAGCAATGAATTTATTTCTGGTGTAAACCTAACAAGCAACTTTGTAACAAACGGGTATTCTTATGACAACCTAACGGATGATCAAAAAGCGAACTTTAATGGGGAGCATGCCGGTGAAGTATTTGCTAGCGGTGGAATTGGTCTAAATTGGGACGGTTCTTGGGCAGTAGAAAACTTCTCTAAAAACCTTGATTTTGATTGGGATTTTGTTGGAACACCTGGTGGAAGAACAGTCATCGTAAATGACTTTATGGGAATCTCTAAATCTACAGAGCATCCTGAGGAAGCTTACACATTTGCTAAATGGATGAGCTTTGGTAAAGAAGGATTCTTAAAGCGTATTGATTTAGCGGTAGAACATGAAAAAGCAATTAACAACCTACCTGTTACACAAGACGAAGAAGTATTAGATGCATTCTTTGAAGTGCAGGATATTCCTGGATTACGTACAGCCTATGACAACCTTGGAAAAGGAATTGTAGAGCCTGTGAAAACAGTACCAGGCTTTGTTCAATCAAGATGGGAAGCACCAACTGGTGTCGCTGTTGGAGACAACCCGAACGTCAATATCGCTGGATTGATTGATGCAAGTATTAAAGGCGAACTTAAAATTGAAGATTATGCTGCTCAAATTAATGAATTAGCAAATCAAAAGTACAAAGAAGGTAAAGAAGCGATTGGTCAATAA
- a CDS encoding DUF1854 domain-containing protein, with product MSELYDIKIFRSDEVAFFKCDSGPLQMRVGGKVLEEISIHRAFPFSAPYEHLSVWNGETELGIIHNIEDLDKESQKALKQELHVRYVIPEVTRVLSIKEEPGLWTFNLETDRGKMKLMMRNIHEHLTVLPQNRIIITDMDGKRCEIRSLKSLDLSSRKELSKVI from the coding sequence ATGAGCGAGCTTTACGATATCAAAATCTTTCGGTCTGATGAAGTGGCGTTTTTTAAGTGTGATAGTGGTCCCTTGCAAATGAGAGTTGGAGGGAAAGTATTGGAGGAGATATCGATTCATCGAGCCTTTCCATTTTCTGCTCCTTATGAACACCTATCCGTCTGGAATGGGGAAACCGAATTAGGAATCATCCATAACATAGAGGATTTAGATAAGGAAAGTCAAAAAGCCCTCAAGCAAGAGCTGCATGTGCGTTATGTAATTCCTGAAGTTACTAGAGTCCTTTCGATAAAAGAAGAGCCTGGTTTATGGACTTTCAACTTAGAGACAGACCGTGGGAAAATGAAGCTAATGATGAGAAATATTCATGAACACCTCACAGTGCTACCCCAAAACCGAATTATTATTACCGACATGGACGGGAAAAGATGTGAAATACGTAGTCTAAAATCACTCGATCTCTCTAGTAGAAAAGAGCTTTCAAAAGTAATTTAA
- a CDS encoding ABC transporter ATP-binding protein, whose protein sequence is MSLIESYHFTIHPKGTLLFFAKSDMNVAGQFDECWLAISDKEILLLNEKGSVLKNIMLEDVNSCKLEQYVGAGALIIETCIGREVLLRFSSSMLQKFSIADKVMSSLAKNEPVPTISKADQPKLCQKCQRPFEDGTEVCSVCVDRKKVIGRVLEFAKPYRGKMALAALFLVAATLLELAPPYLTKVLVDEVLEPKELGSSLFILVLLLGVTALTLTLMQFLQGILGVWIGSKIMEDMRREIYESLMRLSVSYFDRRQTSQFIGRVNSDAESIRQFLTDGVLYVIGQMMLLIAIIIMMFSLDWQLALFALLPSPLVVLFSVIIWPRVQHLWYKQWQSINKLNMIVGDTLQGIRVVKAFGQEGQEQNRYMEGNQQLMRQTLKTDGLWQGVFPLFSFVTGSGMLLVWYIGGLSVISEDISLGTLLAFVAYLGMFFGPLQWFNQMISWVTRAISSANRIFEIMDAPSEVPDKETARVLDKIAGHVQLEKVTFGYEKHLPVLKNISLDVKPGEMIGLVGHSGAGKSTLINLITRFYDPNEGRILLDGVDLKDLKQEQLHQSIGVVLQETFLFDGTIAENIAYSKQDATPEEIMRAAKIANAHEFIVKMSDGYDMKVGERGHRLSGGQKQRIAIARAILHDPRILILDEATASVDTETERKIQEAISRLVKGRTTFAIAHRLSTLRNADRLVVVDKGMIAEVGTHEELLEKEGIYYKLVEAQKELSQIKGVEVG, encoded by the coding sequence ATGTCATTAATAGAAAGCTATCACTTCACGATACATCCAAAGGGTACCTTATTATTTTTTGCAAAATCAGATATGAACGTAGCTGGTCAGTTTGATGAGTGCTGGCTGGCGATATCAGATAAGGAAATTCTCCTGCTGAATGAAAAGGGTAGTGTATTAAAGAACATTATGTTGGAGGATGTGAACTCATGTAAGCTCGAGCAATATGTTGGTGCCGGGGCACTCATCATAGAAACATGTATTGGAAGAGAAGTGCTGCTTCGTTTTTCCTCCTCCATGCTACAAAAGTTTTCCATAGCGGATAAAGTCATGAGCAGCTTGGCAAAAAATGAACCTGTGCCAACAATCTCAAAAGCGGATCAGCCGAAGCTTTGTCAAAAGTGTCAGCGTCCATTTGAGGATGGCACAGAGGTTTGTTCTGTTTGTGTGGATAGAAAAAAGGTAATTGGCAGAGTGTTAGAATTTGCGAAGCCGTATCGTGGCAAGATGGCACTTGCAGCATTGTTTTTAGTGGCTGCCACCCTTTTGGAGCTTGCACCACCATATTTAACGAAGGTGCTTGTAGATGAGGTGTTAGAACCAAAGGAATTAGGGAGTTCTCTTTTCATTTTAGTCCTGCTGCTTGGAGTTACCGCGCTTACGCTTACCTTAATGCAGTTTTTACAAGGAATCTTAGGTGTTTGGATCGGTAGTAAAATAATGGAGGATATGAGAAGAGAAATCTATGAATCTCTCATGAGGCTTTCTGTGAGCTATTTTGATAGAAGACAAACCTCTCAGTTTATAGGAAGAGTAAACAGTGATGCGGAGTCGATAAGGCAGTTTTTAACGGATGGTGTGTTGTATGTAATTGGGCAAATGATGCTTCTAATCGCTATTATCATCATGATGTTTAGCCTTGATTGGCAGCTAGCGCTATTTGCTCTTCTCCCTTCCCCGCTTGTGGTACTGTTTTCTGTTATCATTTGGCCGCGTGTGCAGCATTTGTGGTATAAGCAATGGCAGTCCATCAATAAATTGAACATGATTGTCGGTGATACGCTGCAAGGAATTCGTGTCGTAAAGGCTTTTGGACAGGAAGGGCAAGAGCAGAATCGCTACATGGAGGGAAACCAGCAGCTTATGCGACAAACGTTGAAAACAGATGGTCTGTGGCAAGGGGTATTTCCGTTGTTTTCGTTTGTGACAGGCTCTGGGATGCTGCTTGTTTGGTATATTGGCGGGCTATCCGTTATTAGTGAGGATATTTCACTTGGGACACTTCTTGCTTTTGTTGCGTATCTTGGAATGTTTTTTGGTCCCCTGCAATGGTTTAATCAAATGATCAGCTGGGTGACAAGGGCAATTTCCTCCGCGAACAGAATTTTTGAAATTATGGACGCACCTTCAGAGGTTCCTGATAAAGAGACTGCAAGGGTGCTGGATAAAATAGCAGGACATGTACAATTGGAAAAAGTAACATTTGGCTATGAAAAACACCTTCCTGTTTTGAAAAACATCAGCCTTGATGTGAAGCCAGGTGAAATGATTGGACTTGTCGGGCATTCTGGTGCCGGAAAGTCAACGCTCATCAACCTGATTACCCGATTTTATGATCCGAATGAAGGCCGAATTTTACTAGATGGTGTAGATCTCAAGGATCTAAAGCAGGAGCAGCTACATCAAAGTATCGGGGTAGTGTTGCAGGAGACGTTCTTGTTTGATGGAACCATTGCCGAAAATATTGCGTATTCCAAGCAGGATGCGACCCCAGAGGAAATTATGAGGGCAGCTAAAATTGCCAATGCTCATGAGTTTATTGTGAAAATGTCCGATGGATATGACATGAAGGTTGGCGAACGGGGCCATCGTTTATCAGGAGGACAAAAGCAACGAATTGCGATTGCAAGGGCGATTTTGCACGATCCGCGGATTTTGATATTAGATGAAGCGACTGCCTCGGTTGATACGGAAACAGAAAGGAAAATCCAAGAAGCCATTTCTAGACTAGTTAAAGGCAGAACTACTTTTGCTATCGCGCATCGTCTTTCTACACTCAGAAATGCAGATAGACTGGTGGTGGTTGATAAGGGAATGATTGCTGAGGTTGGCACACACGAAGAGCTGCTTGAGAAAGAGGGAATCTATTATAAGCTGGTAGAGGCGCAAAAAGAGCTCTCCCAGATTAAAGGAGTAGAGGTAGGATGA
- a CDS encoding alpha/beta hydrolase family protein — MARITCDFFSEALQCSTSMTVLLPQPNSHIGVTSKVKQKKHPTLYLLHGLSDDHTIWTRFTSIERYASSLGWAIVMPAAGRSFYTNMEHGYDFYTYVSEEVPQLAQSFFPLSEKREENFIAGLSMGGYGAFKVALRNPEKFAAAASMSGSLDINERMPAFPRDFKHIFGDRPIVGSEDDLYHLATNIKAPSPMLYQCCGTEDHNYEANVRFRDYALQAGLSLTFEDGPGGHDWGYWDKQIGNVLAFFENQL; from the coding sequence ATGGCTAGAATTACTTGTGATTTTTTTTCTGAGGCGTTACAATGCTCCACTTCGATGACGGTTTTGTTGCCACAGCCGAATTCGCATATAGGGGTCACCTCAAAGGTGAAACAGAAAAAGCATCCAACACTTTATTTGCTTCATGGTCTTTCCGATGACCATACGATTTGGACAAGATTCACATCCATTGAGAGGTATGCATCTTCCCTTGGCTGGGCCATTGTCATGCCTGCAGCCGGACGAAGTTTTTATACGAATATGGAGCATGGATATGATTTTTACACCTATGTCAGTGAAGAAGTACCTCAGCTCGCGCAAAGCTTTTTCCCGCTCTCTGAAAAAAGAGAGGAAAACTTTATTGCCGGTCTCTCAATGGGAGGGTATGGGGCATTTAAGGTGGCGTTAAGAAACCCAGAGAAATTTGCTGCAGCGGCCAGTATGTCAGGCTCACTCGATATTAACGAGAGAATGCCGGCGTTTCCACGGGATTTCAAGCATATATTTGGAGATCGTCCGATTGTAGGAAGTGAGGATGATCTATATCATTTGGCAACTAACATCAAGGCACCATCACCAATGTTATATCAATGCTGTGGAACAGAGGATCATAATTATGAGGCGAATGTTCGTTTTCGTGATTATGCGTTACAAGCTGGTCTGAGCCTTACCTTTGAAGATGGTCCAGGGGGACATGATTGGGGTTATTGGGACAAGCAGATTGGGAACGTTCTAGCGTTTTTTGAAAATCAGCTCTAA
- a CDS encoding VOC family protein, which produces MKYQAVPYLAFNGNARQALEFYKEVFEGEITSIMLFGEADFPTPPEAAELVMHARFEKGNMQLMASDTFPGQTVEVGSNVSLMLEMESEEQIDTLYAKLSENGKVLMELQDTFWNAKFGSVQDQFGVKWDLNYTKPQQ; this is translated from the coding sequence TTGAAATATCAAGCTGTTCCTTATTTAGCGTTTAACGGAAATGCAAGACAAGCTTTGGAATTTTACAAAGAAGTGTTTGAAGGTGAAATCACTTCCATTATGTTATTTGGAGAAGCGGACTTTCCGACACCACCAGAAGCCGCAGAGCTTGTGATGCATGCACGCTTTGAAAAAGGCAATATGCAATTAATGGCGTCTGACACCTTCCCAGGTCAAACAGTAGAAGTAGGAAGTAACGTTTCCCTCATGCTGGAAATGGAAAGCGAAGAACAAATCGACACTCTTTACGCAAAACTTAGTGAAAATGGCAAAGTTCTAATGGAGCTTCAAGATACCTTCTGGAATGCAAAATTCGGAAGCGTTCAAGATCAGTTCGGTGTGAAGTGGGATTTGAACTATACAAAACCTCAACAATAA
- a CDS encoding YjcZ family sporulation protein, producing MSGYANGFALIVVLFILLVIVGAAAVGKCGY from the coding sequence ATGTCTGGATATGCAAATGGGTTTGCATTAATCGTTGTGCTGTTTATCTTGCTTGTAATTGTTGGAGCTGCAGCAGTTGGTAAATGTGGTTACTAA
- a CDS encoding YjcZ family sporulation protein: MSCFGYGGYGYGGYGYGSGFALIVVLFILLIIVGAICFKC, from the coding sequence ATGTCTTGTTTTGGATATGGCGGATATGGTTATGGAGGATACGGATACGGTTCAGGTTTTGCTCTAATCGTTGTCCTTTTCATCCTATTGATCATTGTAGGAGCAATTTGCTTCAAGTGCTAG